ATGAACTTCATGTTGGACGTACCGGAAGCTTCCTTACCGGCGGTGGAGATCTGCTCAGAGATATCTGCGGCAGGAATGATGTGCTCAGCGGGGGAGACATTGTAGTTTTCCACGAAGACCACGCGGATGATGTCGCGGGTACGTTCGTCATTATTGACCAGGTCAGCGATGGTGTTAATCAACTTGATAATCGCCTTTGCGCGGACATAGCCAGGCGCGGCCTTCGCACCGAAGATGAAGGTGCGTGGGGGTACTTCCTCGCCGTCTTCGGTGATGCGGAAGTAGACGTCCAGAATATAGAGCGCGTTCATCAACTGACGCTTGTACTCATGCAGGCGCTTGATCTGCACATCAAAGATGGTGTCAGGGTTAATTTCTGCACCCTGGTGGTTGTGAATCCAAGTAGCGAAGTCAGCCTTGTTGGCCTTCTTGATGCTCATTAGCTCATTCATCACTGCGTCATCATCGGCATACTTGCGCAGTTCTTTGAGCTCACCCAGGTTGGTGACCCAAGAATCTGAACCGGAAAGGCGCGTGAGCAAAGCCGAAAGACCCGGGTTGCACATGTCCACCCAGCGGCGTGGAGTCACACCGTTAGTCTTGTTGTTGAACTTCTCCGGCCACATTTCATGCCATTCACTCAAGGTGTCAGCCTTGATGATTTCGGTGTGCAAGGCGGCTACGCCGTTGATGGAGTAGGCGGCATAAGACGCAATCCACGCCATGTGCACATAACCATTAGAGACCGGCGCCATGTATTCAATGCGCTGCTGGTCCAGACCGCGCTGCGCCATGTCCTCACGGAAACGGCGGTCAATCTCAGCGATGAGCTCCCACAGTCGCCAGAATAGTTTCTGGAAGATGGATACTTCCCAGGTCTCCAGCGCCTCAGCCAAGGTGGTGTGGTTGGTGTACGCGAAGGTGTTGGTGACAACCTTCCACGCCTCATCCCAGCCCATGCCGTGCTCATCCAACAAGATGCGCAGCAGCTCAGGGATAGCCAGCACCGGGTGTGTGTCGTTGAGCTGAATGGAATTGAAGTCATCAAACTTCGTCAGGTCATCACCGTGGTGCTTGAGGAAGCTATTAATCATCTCCTGCAGGGAGGCTGAGACAAAGAAATACTGCTGGCGCACGCGCAGCACCTTGCCTTCATAGGTGGTGTCATTCGGATACAGCACGCGGCAGATATCCATGACCTTTTCGCGCTCCACAATCGCTTCGGTAAAGCGCTGGGAATTAAACGCGTCATAGTCGAACTCATCAATCGGCTCGGCCTTCCACAGGCGCAGCGTGCCCACGTTGGAGGTGCCGTAGCCGGTAATCGGCATGTCATAAGGAATTGCGCGGACTTCCATGTCATCAAAATGCACGCGCCACTGCTCAGATGCGCGGCGGACAATGAAGTCATAGCCGTTTTCCATCCACGCATCTGGCTCTTCCTTCTGGAAACCATTGTCAAAGGACTGACGGAAAAGTCCGTAGCGGTAGAGCAGACCATAACCAGTGACCGGGTAGTCCTGGGTGACAGCAGAATCGAGGAAGCACGCAGCCAGACGGCCCAGGCCGCCATTGCCCAAGGCGGCATCGTGTTCGGCTTCAAGGACATCGACAAGCTCGTGGCCCGTGCCATCCATGGCTTCTTTAGCCTGCTCAACAAGACCTAAGTTGGTGAGGTTGTTCAGCAACGCGCGGCCTTGCAGGAATTCTGCGGAAAAGTAGTGTTGCTGACGGCCCTTGACATAAGCCTCTTTGGTCTTCTCCCAGTCATCGGCGATTTGCTCCATAACGGCCGAGGACAAGCCAGACCAGGCCTTGCGGTTGGTGGCGGAGGATGGGGAGACGCCAGCGGCAGCACGGATGTGACCAGGCAAAGATCGTTCAAAGCGTGAGGTATTCATGAACGTGAGACTTCCTTATGACTAGGGTTCCTAAGGTGTAACCGCTTGAAGCCTAATTGAAAAACTCACGCGTTGCTGGGAAAGTGGAGTTTAAGGTGAGCAAGCTTCCCATTTCGCCATGGGGTGGGGAACCCAGATTTTAGGCTTTGGCCAAGAAGCTTAAGACTGCAGCGGCGCCAGCTTGGGTGGAGGAGTGGCAGGTTGGCTCGAAATCCGGGATGAAGTTGGATTGGTGGTTGACCGGTGGGTTGTCCAGCAGTTCTTCCGGAGTGGAGCCGACGAGCCAGAAGTAATAGGGCACGCCCCAGGCCTGCGGGAGGTAGCAGAAGTCCTCGGAGGCAGTTGAGGGCTTGGCATCGATGACATTGTCGCTAAAGACATCGTCGAAGGTTGCACGCACGGCTATGGCCGTGGCAGGGTCGTTGTCAGTAACTTCGCCGTGGGCAAAGTACTCAAAGGTAGGTTGCGCAGGGCTTGCCGATGCCGCACATTCCGCCTCCACCACGCGGTGCAACGCTGCGTATACGCGCTCGGCCAACGCGGGATCGTAGTAGCGCGTGTTGAGAACCAGCTCTGCGGAGTCGGGAATGATGTTGTTCTTATCGCCGGAATGTAATTCGCCGACGGAGATGACAAAGAATTCACCGGGAGGAACCTCGCGGCCCACAATCGCTTGCAAGCGCACCACGATCATCGCTGCAATCAGTGTCGGATCGATGGATTTATCAGGCATGGAGGCATGCGCAGAGCGGCCCGCAATGCGAATGCGAATAGAATCACAGCCGGCCATAATTGGGCCCGCGGCGGTCTGCACCTGGCCAGCTGGGCCGGGCATGATGTGCTGCGCCAAGCAGACATCGGGGCGGGGGATGAGGCTAATGAGGCCATCGGCAAGCATGCGCTTTGCGCCATCCGAAGTCTCCTCTGCCGGCTGGAACAACGCGATGAACGTTCCTGACCACTTACCACGCAAGGAATTAATTATTGCGCAGGCGCCCAACAGTGCGGTTGCGTGCATGTCATGACCACACGCATGCATATTGCCATTCATTGAGGCGAAATCCACCCCAGTCTGTTCAACTACCGGAAGGGCATCAAAATCAGCGCGCATCAACACCGTTGGACCCTCATCAGGAGAACGGAAAATAGCAGCAATGCCAAAGCCACCGATACCGGTGACCAGTTCACAATCAAACTCCGCCAGCTTCGCCTCAATCTTCGACGCTGTGCGCTCCTCGTGGTGGCTCAGCTCTGGATGACGGTGAAGATCCTCATAAAATTCACGCTGCCAATCCAGGTCGGCACTGTGAGAAGCTAGGAGTTGAGAAATAGAATTCGACTGATTCATGATCCATCTTTTTAGTTAGGGTACGCTTACTTTTATGCCACTTATTCAGTTTGATGTTTTGGTTCCACACGCTCAAGCCAAGCGCGTTGGCGAAGTCTTCGATGAAGCGCTAAACCGCCTGGTCACAGCAGAACGTATTGATTCCGCACAGGTAGAAATCAACGATACCCCACGCCTGCAAGAAGGCTTGGAAGAACAGCTTCGACAGACCTACCGCGATGAACACGAAGATCACGACCTAGAAGATGCCGAGGTATACCGCTACCTCATTAAGCTCGAAGGCGTTAAAGGCTCCCTCAATGAGCTAGGTATGGTCCTCGGACGTCTACTGACTCCACATGCGGTTCTTCCTAAGGACTGGGTGCTTTTGGAAGACGAGGAAGCGCACGAGCTTCCTGCCATCTTCCCCTGGACCCTCGCTGTCAGCCAGTAAAAGCAATATTGCTTTTACCGCGATGCGCCTCTGAGGCCTTCCGCGATTGCACGGCCAGCTTCTTTGAGCTGATCGTGCATCCGGCCGTTTTGTGACAACTGCGCGGATAGTGCACCTTCGGGAACTGGGGAGTCCAAGCGTCCGGCGACGATGCCGAGGCTTGCGCCTGAAGCGTCAGCGATATCCGCGATGGTGCCCACGACCTTGCCGGTGAGAGACTGCTCATCAAAGGCGCCCTCGCCGGTAATAATCAATGCCTGCTCGCCTGCGGCCTGTGCTTCTTCGAGCGCGGCCCGCAGCCCAAGCAGTTCTGCTACAAACTGCGCGCCGGGCTGCAACTCAATGTTGGACTCAGAGCCGTAAAGTAGTGCTGACAACCAGGTCATGCCGACAGGAGTCGCACCTGCGGCACCAAAACCCTCGCGTTCCACGTCGATGCCCGTGACCTCACACAGTTTCATCAGCGCACCGGTGAGCAGTGGAACATACTGATCCGAGGCGCCCTTTTGTGGGCCGTACATGCTGGCTGCATGCAATGGCGGGCAGGTGGTATCACCCAACAAAGTGAACTTCAGACCCGCCGCCTTTATGTTGAGCTGTGCCGTATCAATGGAATCCAACATGACCAAAGGGGCGCCGCCTTTGGGCAGCGGATAGCCGCGATCATCCATCGGGGCACCGCCCAAAGCAGTGATAATTCCCATACCGCCGTCCACGGTGGCCGAACCGCCCAGGCCCAAAACAATGTGGGTTGCCCCGCGAGATTCGGCGTCCGCAATCAATACTCCCGTGCCGTAGGAATCGGCATGCAGGGCGTCCTTGTCGTCTTCCACGGCGGGCAAACCCGACGCTGCAGCAACATCAATGTAGGCAGTCTTTTCATGCAGGAAATAAGACGCAGAAATCAGTCTTCCGCGCGCGTCAGTGGAGGGAATCTCAACCTTCTCAACTGCGGGGGATGACTTCGACGCTGCTAAAGTCTGCGCGACTACTTCAGCGGTGCCCTCGCCGCCGTCGGCCATCGGCAGCTGCTTGATGGTGGCATCGGGAAGCACCTCTGCGACACCTTGAGCGATACCGCGGGCCGCCTCGGAGGCGGTGGCTGTGGATTTGAACGAATCTGGGGCGACAACAATGAGCATGCGGTTGATTATAACTGTTGAATCTCGCGCCCAAATATGCTCGTTTACCTTTGACACTTGCCATATTGGTTGAGCAATAGGTAAATTTGTTTCTATTAACCGATATAAATGGTTTGGCAGTTGCCTTTTAGAGAGGGCATCGAAGAATAAGGAACAGTGCCTTTAAGACACGAAGGAAAGAGCCCAAAGTGACCGTAGATAACACGATTTCTGAGTATTACGACAAGCTTCTCAAGCGCAATGCCGGAGAACCAGAATTCCACCAAGCAGTCTCAGAAGTCTTGGACTCGCTCAAGGTTGTTTTGGGAAAAGACCCTCACTACGCTGATTACGGCCTGGTGGAGCGTCTGTGTGAACCAGAACGCCAGCTCATCTTCCGCGTTCCTTGGATCGATGACAACGGCCAGGTCCGCGTAAACCGCGGCTTCCGCGTGCAATTCAATTCCGCACTCGGCCCATACAAGGGTGGCCTGCGCTTCCACCCATCCGTCAATCTTGGCATCATCAAGTTCTTGGGCTTTGAGCAGATTTTCAAGAACTCTCTGACCGGTCTTCCAATCGGCGGCGGCAAGGGCGGCTCCGACTTCGACCCAAAGGGTAAGTCTGAGCTGGAAATCATGTGCTTCTGCCAATCCTTCATGACTGAGCTGCATCGCCACATCGGCGAGTACCGCGACGTGCCTGCCGGCGATATCGGCGTTGGCGGCCGCGAAATCGGCTACCTCTTTGGCCAATACCGTCGTCTTGCCAACCAGCATGAGTCCGGTGTTCTCACCGGCAAGGGTCTGACCTGGGGCGGTTCCTTGGTTCGTACCGAGGCAACCGGCTACGGCACCGTCTACCTGGTAGCTGAAATGATGCGCACCCACGGTGAATCTCTTAGCGGCGCGAAGGTCATTGTTTCCGGCTCTGGCAACGTTGCAATCTACGCTGCGGCGAAGGCTCAGGAACACGGTGCGACCGTGGTGGCAATGTCTGACTCTTCTGGCTATATCTACACCCCAGACGGTGTTGACGTAGACCTGTTGAAGGACATCAAGGAAAACCGTCGTGAGCGCATCAACACCTACGCCGAGGAAGCTGGCGTGAAGTTCGTTGAGGGTGGAAACATCTGGGAAGTTGAAGCAGACGTTGCTCTTCCTTGTGCGACCCAGAACGAGCTCGACGGCGAATCTGCTGAGCTGCTGAAGAAGAACGGTGTTCGCTACGTAGCTGAAGGTGCGAACATGCCAAGCACCCCAGATGCAGTTCACGTCTTCCAGTCCGCAAACATCGCATTTGCTCCGGGTAAGGCAGCAAACGCCGGCGGCGTTGCAACCTCCGCGCTGGAAATGCAGCAGAACGCATCACGCGATTCCTGGTCCTTCGCGTACACCGATGAGCGTCTGAAGCAGATTATGACCCGCATTTTCGTCAACATCTCCACCACGGCATCTGAATACGACCGTGAAGGTGACTACGTTGCTGGCGCAAACATCGCTGGCTTCAAGAAGGTTGCAGATGCCATGCTCGCGCAGGGTGTCATCTAAGCACTTTTTCTAGGCCTATGGCCTGGATATTCTCCCTCCAACCCACCTGTAAATTCGCCCGCGGCGAGACTTCAGGTGGGTTGTGGCGTGGGAGATGAACCTAAAGTTGAAGTTTATATATACTTGGCTCCCATGTACCGCGTATTTGAAAGCATGGATCAGCTGGTCAACCACCTCGAACAGGCCATGGGTGTTCCCATGACCTCCAACTGCATGGTGCCACGAAATGAAATGTTGGCACTGCTCGATGAAATGCGTAATGCCATTCCTGTAGAACTGGATGACGCACAAGACGTTCTGGATAACCAGGACGAAATTATCCGTGCGGCAGAAGAGCGCGCATCACAAACTATTGCTGATGCTGAAGCACAGGCTGATGAAACCATCGGCCGCGCTGAGGCTGATTCCCAGGCGATGATTGATGACGCGAACCACCGCGCAACCACCGCCATCGGTCAGGCTCAGGATAAGGCTGCAAGCATTGTTGAAGGCGCACGTGCCGAGGCAGAGCGCACCGTTGCCAAGGGCAACGAGTCTTATGAGCGTTCCGTTGCAGAAGGCCACGCTGAGCAAGAGCGTCTGGTCTCTGAGTCTGAGGTTGTTCGCCGCGCCAATGAAGAAGCCAACCGCATTGTTGACTCCGCACACTCAGAATCCAATCGTCTGCGCAATGAGTGCGATGAATTTGTGGATTCCAAGCTTGGTGAATTCGAAGAGTCACTAACTGGCATCTTGCGAACCGTAAATTCTGACCGCGCAGCGCTGCGCCGTGGTGCTGGCGCTTCCGGTAGCCGTGCTGCCCGCGGCGGTTACTCCTCTTACGAGCGCGAGTAACACATATTCATTACTCCTACTGAGTGCTGCCGTTAAGCGTGCAGATACTTAGTAGGAGGGGGATTTTGCAGAGGCACTCAACGCCGCCGAAATCGCGGCTGCGACGAAGGCAGGTCCTGCGAGAATTGGCCAGGTGGACAAAACCAGACCGAGTTGTTGAAATTGATTGAGTGAATCAGTGGCCAGTGCGTTTAAGGCAGTGCCGGCGCTGATGATGCCGCCGATAATGGCGACACTGAGCAGCGCTGTGGCGACCATGTTGCGTGCATAGAAGGTAATGGCAGCGGTAGCCAGAGAAAATACCAAGGCTATGACCATGATGGCGATGTCATTGGGCAATGGGAATAACGTGAGTACAAAAATGACCAGCCCAGAAATGACTGACCAGCGCACAACGCCTTTTTGGTTCACGCCGTCGCTATTGATGGCGTGCCGGAACCTGCGTTTGGAAATCCGGCCCAAGATAAAACTGACAATGATCAGGATTGCCGCGGGGAGCAGCGACCCAAAAATCAGTGGTGTCGCACTTAAATCCTGACCATTCATGTTTAGCAATCCTAGAGCGAAATTGGTTAAGAAATAAAGCCGACAAACGCCTATATCACCTGTACATAGAGCATTGTGACCTCCTAGACAGGTGAAGTACAGAATCCAGGGTAGGCTTAAGGATGTTATGAACTCTCCACTGAAATTCAACGTGGCACAACTGTTGCGTGCCAACACTTTTGAACAACGCGAACAGACTGGTCCCGCGCCCGAGCGCATTGGCTTGGAAATGATTGCGGTTCCAAAGGGAAGCGAAATTACTGTTAACGCTGACCTGACCCCACTGGGTGAAGGACTAATGGTTGATGCACGTATCACCGGCACTTTGGACGGCGAATGTGCACGCTGCCTCAAGCCTTTGCAGCGCCCATTCGATCTCCAAGTCAACCAGGTCTTTGCCATCAGTGAAGGCTTCATCACTGGTGATCCCGCTGATGAAGAGGATGATGTTCCATCGGTAGTCGGCGATGAGATTGATTTGCTTCAGACCGTCATCGATGAAGCCGGAGTAGTCCTGCCTTTCGCACCAACGTGTGAGGGCGGCTGCGACATCAACACTCCAGAAGGCGTTGAAGTTGGCGTATCCGGGGAGGAAGAAGAGCGCGTTGATCCACGCTGGTCCGGCTTGGAGAAGTTCTTGTGAGTAGGAAAAAGAAGATTAGCGGTGAGCAGGCCTTAGAAGAGGCCTACGCCGCGGTTGATAAGGCTCCGCTACTCAAGAGCTTGGGTGTGGATATCAACGAGCACTACCTGCGCTTGGCATTGACCCACCGTTCTTTCGCGAATGAGCATGGGCATCTGCCGAACAATGAGCGCCTTGAGTTCCTCGGCGACGCTGTTCTGGGTTTGTCGATTGCAGCCCGGCTGTATGAGAAGTTCCCAATGCGCCCCGAGTCTGACATTTCGAAGATGCGCGCATCCATCGTCTCCCGTTATGGGCTTTCTGACGTTGCGCGTGAAATCGGGCTCGGTGCCTACATTTTGCTGGGCAAAGGTGAGCATAACTCCAAGGGGCGTGAGAAGGATTCCATCCTTTCGGACACCATGGAGGCGCTGTTTGGCGCTATCTACCTGCAGTACGAATTTGAGACTGCGCGTGGCGTCATTTTGAACCTCTTTGCTGAGAAGCTGGAAGCTGCTGTGTCCACCAGTAACCACATGGACTGGAAGACCACCCTGCAGGAGCTGTGCGCGGAGCGCAAGATGCCGATGCCGGAGTACACCGCCACATCGACCGGTCCTGAGCATGATCAGTTGTTCTCCGCTCAGGTATTTGTCGAAGGGCAATTGCTCGGTGAAGGCATGGGCCCAAACAAGAAGCAGGCTGAGCAGCATGCTGCTGAAAAGGCTTCGCTGATCATTCGCGTGAAGTAGTGCTACTTAAAGCAATCTCTTATGCCTGAGTTACCTGAAGTTGAAGTAGTCCGCCGTGGACTAGAACCTCACGTCGTTGGTCGTGCCTTCGAGGCAGTGGAGGTTCTACATCCGCGTGCGAATCGGGGACAGGACGCACCACTTGGTGCTCTCCTAAAAGGTCGCGTTATTAGCGGCCTTGCGCGTCGGGGTAAATACTTGTGGTGTGAGCTCAATGGGGAAGACGATGTCCTCTTCGTGCACCTAGGGATGTCGGGGCAACTTCGAATTGGTCATACTGATTCCAAGCACGTGCGCATCCGCAGCCATCTCACCGATGGGGTGGATCTAAGCTTTATTGACCAGCGCACTTTCGGCTATTGGCTCGCAGCACCCTTGTCAAAGATTGACCATATTGGCCACGATCCACTGAGCCCGGACTTCGATATTGTCGCCGCGGCGCGCAAGCTGCGGACCAAAAAGACACACGTGAAGACCGCGCTGCTGGACCAAACAATTGCCTCTGGTATCGGCAATATCTACGCCGATGAAGCACTGTGGCGTGCCAAAGTATCTCCACTGCGCAAAGCCAACCGCTTACTGCAACGCGAAGCCATCGCGATTTATGAGGCTGCCGCTGCTGTGATGACTGAGGCCCTCGCGCAGGGCGGCACCAGCTTTGACTCACTGTATGTCAATGTCAACGGTGAATCCGGGTACTTTGCCCGATCCTTACATGCCTACGGCCGCACCGATGAACCTTGCGACGACTGCGGAACTCCCATCGCTCGCGTCATCTTGAATGCGCGCTCCTCGCATTTTTGTCCTGCTTGCCAGTACTAGGACCTTCCGACAAATGTAAAAGCGAGATCACCCGTTTTAATTCAGCACCCCCTTTAGTGGATTAGTGCTACAAATCATATTCTTGTCATTTGCGGGAAAAGATGTAAAAATCTTCAGGGCGATATTTGTCACTGTGGGAAGCGGGATGAGTCCGGTGGGGTATCGGCAAGCTAGTACCTCTGGATACTGTAGCCAAAGCCTCCAATGCTGCGAACTTGGCAGAGGGGCGACTGGTGTGAATGGTTTTGATTCTGGAAGCATTGCCTGTCCGGGAAAGTGAAAAACTTAGGCTTGGCCGCGTGACGTGCAGGAAGAGATTGTTGATATGTGCACCTTGGTTTTGTCATGCGCGCTTTAGTGAAATCAGTGAATCTCACACGAGGGATAGCATTGCTTCAAGCGTGAACCGAATGCGGGACTACGACGCATTCTGATTGAGTAATAGAAAAACCACTTTGAATGCTTAGGCATTTGCCTATGAATAGTTGTAAAGGGGGAATAAACGGAACCTGTCGGAGATAAAACACTGCGAAAATTGTTTGCTTCAGCCCACTCCATTGTGTGACTCAGGTTGCCCCAACTATTAATGATCCCCTTTAATATCCCTATGAGTTTCCTCGAAAATATTGTGGGCACGTTTAACGACGGCCTATGGACCTACATTGTTCCGTGGCTTCTAGTGGGTGCGGGCATCTTCTTTGGCTTCCGCACCGCGCTGGTCCAGCTTCGGATGATTCCGTCCATGCTCAAGTCCGTCGTGGAACGTCCGAAGGGACCCGGTAAGGACGCTGACGAAGAGTACGGCGGAATTTCCGCCTTCAAAGCGTTTACCATCTCCGCTGCGTCCCGCGTTGGCACCGGCAACGTCGCTGGTGTTGCGGTGGCTATTTCCGTTGGTGGCCCGGGCGCCGTCTTCTGGATGTGGATGATTGCAATCCTTGGCGGTGCTACCGCCTTCATCGAGTCCACCCTGGCGCAGCTATGGAAGATCCGCGACGGTGATAACTACCGCGGCGGCCCGGCGTACTACATGAAGAAGGGCCTGGGCTGGACCCCGCTGGCAATTATCTTCTCGGTAGCAATTTCTTTTACTTTCGGCTTTGTCTACAACGCTTTCCAGACCAACGCTATCGCTGAATCGCTTGCTACTTCCTTCGACAATGACTCCTTTACTTTCCGCGCGATTGTCGGTGTCGTCATCGCTGTGGTCTCCGGCTGCATCATCTTCGGTGGCGTTCAGCGTATTGCGAACATGACCCAGATCATCGTTCCATTCATGGCGGTTGCGTACTTGATCATTGGTTTGTACGTGGTCATCACCAACATCGATGCAGTTCCTGGTGTTATTTCTGACATTGTCACCCACGCGCTTGGCTTCCAGCAGATTGCCGGTGCTGGTTTGGGTGCTGCGATGATGCAGGGTATTCAGCGTGGCCTGTTCTCCAATGAGGCTGGTGAGGGTTCCGCGCCAAACGCTGCGGCTACCGCAACTGTGTCCCACCCGGTCAAGCAAGGTCTGGTTCAGAGCCTGGGCGTTTACTTTGACACCCTAGTTGTTTGTTCCATCACTGCCTTCATTATTTTGCTGGGCACCGACCTGGAATACGGCGGCGAAGCAGAAGGCGTATCCCTGACCCAGTTGGCGCTGTCCAACGAAGTTGGTAACTGGGGCGCGCACATGGTGACCTTCATCCTCTTCTTCCTGGCATTTTCTTCCATCTTGGGTAACTACTACTTGGCTGAAGCCAATGTTGAGTACCTCACTCAGTCCCGAATCTGGCTCTTTCTCTTCCGCGCTGTAGTTATCTTCTTCGTCTGGTTCGGTGCGGTTGGCTCCCTGCCACTCGTATTCGCACTGGCAGATACCGGCGCAGGTACTATGGTTATTCTCAACATTCTGGC
This region of Corynebacterium casei LMG S-19264 genomic DNA includes:
- a CDS encoding glycogen/starch/alpha-glucan phosphorylase, yielding MNTSRFERSLPGHIRAAAGVSPSSATNRKAWSGLSSAVMEQIADDWEKTKEAYVKGRQQHYFSAEFLQGRALLNNLTNLGLVEQAKEAMDGTGHELVDVLEAEHDAALGNGGLGRLAACFLDSAVTQDYPVTGYGLLYRYGLFRQSFDNGFQKEEPDAWMENGYDFIVRRASEQWRVHFDDMEVRAIPYDMPITGYGTSNVGTLRLWKAEPIDEFDYDAFNSQRFTEAIVEREKVMDICRVLYPNDTTYEGKVLRVRQQYFFVSASLQEMINSFLKHHGDDLTKFDDFNSIQLNDTHPVLAIPELLRILLDEHGMGWDEAWKVVTNTFAYTNHTTLAEALETWEVSIFQKLFWRLWELIAEIDRRFREDMAQRGLDQQRIEYMAPVSNGYVHMAWIASYAAYSINGVAALHTEIIKADTLSEWHEMWPEKFNNKTNGVTPRRWVDMCNPGLSALLTRLSGSDSWVTNLGELKELRKYADDDAVMNELMSIKKANKADFATWIHNHQGAEINPDTIFDVQIKRLHEYKRQLMNALYILDVYFRITEDGEEVPPRTFIFGAKAAPGYVRAKAIIKLINTIADLVNNDERTRDIIRVVFVENYNVSPAEHIIPAADISEQISTAGKEASGTSNMKFMMNGALTLGTLDGANVEIVESVGEENAYIFGAKNEELPGLKETYNPGELYSSVPGLSRVLDALTNGTLGSENTGVFGEIRSSLLDGFGPHAEDTYYVLGDFADYRETRDRMANDYVNDELSWARKCWINICESGRFSSDRTIADYAQDVWKIKPTPIASAPAAAKADKPAAKKPAKTAADKKAKRAKATKTVPPKTS
- a CDS encoding amidohydrolase; protein product: MNQSNSISQLLASHSADLDWQREFYEDLHRHPELSHHEERTASKIEAKLAEFDCELVTGIGGFGIAAIFRSPDEGPTVLMRADFDALPVVEQTGVDFASMNGNMHACGHDMHATALLGACAIINSLRGKWSGTFIALFQPAEETSDGAKRMLADGLISLIPRPDVCLAQHIMPGPAGQVQTAAGPIMAGCDSIRIRIAGRSAHASMPDKSIDPTLIAAMIVVRLQAIVGREVPPGEFFVISVGELHSGDKNNIIPDSAELVLNTRYYDPALAERVYAALHRVVEAECAASASPAQPTFEYFAHGEVTDNDPATAIAVRATFDDVFSDNVIDAKPSTASEDFCYLPQAWGVPYYFWLVGSTPEELLDNPPVNHQSNFIPDFEPTCHSSTQAGAAAVLSFLAKA
- a CDS encoding glycerate kinase; translated protein: MLIVVAPDSFKSTATASEAARGIAQGVAEVLPDATIKQLPMADGGEGTAEVVAQTLAASKSSPAVEKVEIPSTDARGRLISASYFLHEKTAYIDVAAASGLPAVEDDKDALHADSYGTGVLIADAESRGATHIVLGLGGSATVDGGMGIITALGGAPMDDRGYPLPKGGAPLVMLDSIDTAQLNIKAAGLKFTLLGDTTCPPLHAASMYGPQKGASDQYVPLLTGALMKLCEVTGIDVEREGFGAAGATPVGMTWLSALLYGSESNIELQPGAQFVAELLGLRAALEEAQAAGEQALIITGEGAFDEQSLTGKVVGTIADIADASGASLGIVAGRLDSPVPEGALSAQLSQNGRMHDQLKEAGRAIAEGLRGASR
- the gdhA gene encoding NADP-specific glutamate dehydrogenase, coding for MTVDNTISEYYDKLLKRNAGEPEFHQAVSEVLDSLKVVLGKDPHYADYGLVERLCEPERQLIFRVPWIDDNGQVRVNRGFRVQFNSALGPYKGGLRFHPSVNLGIIKFLGFEQIFKNSLTGLPIGGGKGGSDFDPKGKSELEIMCFCQSFMTELHRHIGEYRDVPAGDIGVGGREIGYLFGQYRRLANQHESGVLTGKGLTWGGSLVRTEATGYGTVYLVAEMMRTHGESLSGAKVIVSGSGNVAIYAAAKAQEHGATVVAMSDSSGYIYTPDGVDVDLLKDIKENRRERINTYAEEAGVKFVEGGNIWEVEADVALPCATQNELDGESAELLKKNGVRYVAEGANMPSTPDAVHVFQSANIAFAPGKAANAGGVATSALEMQQNASRDSWSFAYTDERLKQIMTRIFVNISTTASEYDREGDYVAGANIAGFKKVADAMLAQGVI
- a CDS encoding DivIVA domain-containing protein yields the protein MYRVFESMDQLVNHLEQAMGVPMTSNCMVPRNEMLALLDEMRNAIPVELDDAQDVLDNQDEIIRAAEERASQTIADAEAQADETIGRAEADSQAMIDDANHRATTAIGQAQDKAASIVEGARAEAERTVAKGNESYERSVAEGHAEQERLVSESEVVRRANEEANRIVDSAHSESNRLRNECDEFVDSKLGEFEESLTGILRTVNSDRAALRRGAGASGSRAARGGYSSYERE
- a CDS encoding YceD family protein; this translates as MNSPLKFNVAQLLRANTFEQREQTGPAPERIGLEMIAVPKGSEITVNADLTPLGEGLMVDARITGTLDGECARCLKPLQRPFDLQVNQVFAISEGFITGDPADEEDDVPSVVGDEIDLLQTVIDEAGVVLPFAPTCEGGCDINTPEGVEVGVSGEEEERVDPRWSGLEKFL
- the rnc gene encoding ribonuclease III, giving the protein MSRKKKISGEQALEEAYAAVDKAPLLKSLGVDINEHYLRLALTHRSFANEHGHLPNNERLEFLGDAVLGLSIAARLYEKFPMRPESDISKMRASIVSRYGLSDVAREIGLGAYILLGKGEHNSKGREKDSILSDTMEALFGAIYLQYEFETARGVILNLFAEKLEAAVSTSNHMDWKTTLQELCAERKMPMPEYTATSTGPEHDQLFSAQVFVEGQLLGEGMGPNKKQAEQHAAEKASLIIRVK
- the mutM gene encoding bifunctional DNA-formamidopyrimidine glycosylase/DNA-(apurinic or apyrimidinic site) lyase, which translates into the protein MPELPEVEVVRRGLEPHVVGRAFEAVEVLHPRANRGQDAPLGALLKGRVISGLARRGKYLWCELNGEDDVLFVHLGMSGQLRIGHTDSKHVRIRSHLTDGVDLSFIDQRTFGYWLAAPLSKIDHIGHDPLSPDFDIVAAARKLRTKKTHVKTALLDQTIASGIGNIYADEALWRAKVSPLRKANRLLQREAIAIYEAAAAVMTEALAQGGTSFDSLYVNVNGESGYFARSLHAYGRTDEPCDDCGTPIARVILNARSSHFCPACQY
- a CDS encoding alanine/glycine:cation symporter family protein, which produces MSFLENIVGTFNDGLWTYIVPWLLVGAGIFFGFRTALVQLRMIPSMLKSVVERPKGPGKDADEEYGGISAFKAFTISAASRVGTGNVAGVAVAISVGGPGAVFWMWMIAILGGATAFIESTLAQLWKIRDGDNYRGGPAYYMKKGLGWTPLAIIFSVAISFTFGFVYNAFQTNAIAESLATSFDNDSFTFRAIVGVVIAVVSGCIIFGGVQRIANMTQIIVPFMAVAYLIIGLYVVITNIDAVPGVISDIVTHALGFQQIAGAGLGAAMMQGIQRGLFSNEAGEGSAPNAAATATVSHPVKQGLVQSLGVYFDTLVVCSITAFIILLGTDLEYGGEAEGVSLTQLALSNEVGNWGAHMVTFILFFLAFSSILGNYYLAEANVEYLTQSRIWLFLFRAVVIFFVWFGAVGSLPLVFALADTGAGTMVILNILAIVPLSGVALKLLKNFNDQRRQGIDPVFHRDMLPELENVEVWDGSDPVTRRGLEMIENKNRVD